In Sphingobacterium sp. SYP-B4668, the sequence CTATATGACCATGCTTCCTATTACCTGGTCGCTGGAAGGGATCGATACCATAAGAGTATCCAGTCTTCCGGACTATCATCCTAAGGAGGTTAAGCCTACAAATTAAGTAGGATGGTGTGGGGTGAAGAACTGTATTATCAGTGTGTTTGTGAAACGGCGGTACAATAATTTATTGGCCGCCGTTTTCAATTTGACGATTCCCGCAAATGTGTAAAGGGGAGCTGTTTTTAAAAAATACCATTTCATCAGTAAATATCACAAATCAAATAGGAAATAGTGTAACAAACAGTCGCCCCACAATGTGGTAATTTGTAAGACAAAAACATAATTGAAAATGAAAAATTTACAATGGAGTATACCTGATATGCAGAGCGCGCATTGCCAAGCACGGGTGAATGCCGCAATCCAAGGTATTGAGGGCGTAAAAGTTGAAAAACTAGAAGCTGGAATGCTATCTTTTTCTGTTGAAAAGGAGGATGTAAAAACTGCTTTGCAAGACGCTATTGAAAAAGCGGGCTATCAAGTAGGTGGCGATTCCGAAAAGGCGTCGAGCTGCTCGACAGGCTGCTGTGGCTAATGAGCTGTCTTTATCTTCAGGATGATGCAATTGAATGCGTGATCCTGGAGATATCCCCAGCTCATTTTTGCCTAAAATGGATGGACTAAAGTATGAAAAGATGTCTCATGTGGTTAAAAGACCCAGGGTGCTGGTATCCGATCGGAGGTATCGCATAGGGATTAGAAATCCTCTTTTAATAAATCCTTTAGCTTTCGGTATTGCAGGCTTAAATCCGTATACATTGTTTTTAATCTGCTGTTCTCGTCATGCAGGTCAATGAGCTCACTCAGGATATCGGTCTCTACATTTTTGTACTTCTTTTTTAGTTCGAATATAGTGGTGCCATATATTCCATATTTTTCTAGCAGCTCAGCCCCGCTTTTTCCAGCATCGTAGTCATTGAGCACATTTGAAATCTGATCGTCGGTAGTTTGTTTATTCTTCATTATTCTGCTTTTATTTTAGACAAAATTCCGTAGGATTAAGAGCAGTTTTTATATGCTTTTCCTTGTTTAGTTTGTAACTTTTAATGATTAGCGGAGCGGTGGTTATCCTTACTGATTTTTGGAAATTTCGCAAATCTAACAAGCAATTCCATCATAGTTTATTCTTGGTAAAAGCTGACCTTTATCTTCTCAATATTATACATGAAAAATATCTATTTAAACCTATGAAACTATTAATCAAAGGGATGGTATGCGACAGGTGTATTTACGTGCTATCGGAAGAGTTGCCCAAGCTTGGTTTGGAAATTTCGGACATACGCCTGGGTGAAGTCTTGCTGAAAGAGACGGAGAAAATCATTGATGAGCAAGTCATCAGCACGATGCTTCATAAATATGGATTCGAATTGTTTTACAATAAGAATCAAAAGATTATCAGTCAGATCAAAAGTGCTGTTGAGAATGGTATTAAGCGACAATTGGACAGTGGTCTGCACGTGAAGTTTTCGACAATCATCCGTGATGAATTGCATCGGGATTATGATTCGCTGAGTGCACTATTCTCTTCGTCGGAAGGGTATACCCTCGAAAAGTTCATTATCTCCAAGAAGATAGAGAACGTAAAGGAATTTTTGGTCTATACGGATCAGTCTTTATCAGATATTGCTTATGCTTTGGGCTATAGCAGTCCGGCGTATCTGTCCAATCAATTGAAAAAATATACAGGCTTTACATCATCCTATTATAAACGGATAAGACGAGATAAGCTGGCCGTCATGCAGGACCATTTACAGAATGACTAGAACTATATCACCTTAGGTGATATAGTTCTTTTAGGTCTGGTCACATCGCAAAATCCAATCAGATATCTATTCCTTAGATTCATACAGCGCTACCCATGATAGCGCAGATGCTGGCCATCTTCTAGGTCATTTGCGACCTCGGCATATCTCCTCCCAATTTGTCCCTCGTAAAGCGTAAATATCACAACTCTTACCTGTAATTGCGTAAAAAGCAGGGCAGCAATTGTCTCTAATTTTGACGGTAGAATTTAATCGATTGTTACATCATTAAACATTTAAGATCATGTTATACAAACACACTAGTCAAAAGTTGGGAATATTAATTCCATTATTGAGCATCTTATTAATTGCTTGTGAAAATAAGAGTGAGAAATCTGCGGACAAGCCCGAAGCGCCGCAAGCTGATGCGAGCAGATTGCCGGTCGATATCATCGTTGCGCAAGAGTACGAACTCAAACAAGAGGAGGCTGTGGTGGGGACGATGATGCCTTATCGTGAAGTGTCCATCGTGAGTGAACTGCCGCAAAAGGTGACACAGGTGGCTTTTAAAGACGGGAGCTTTGTAAGCCAGGGAGCTATACTATACACCTTGAATGACGGTGATATCCGGTCACGCTTGAAGCAAGTTGGAGCCGAACTGGAGCTGGCTCGGCTGAATAAGGAGCGGCTGGGTAACCTCCTCAAGACGGAGGCAGTAAGACCTCAAGAATACGACGAAGCGCTGATGCGGTTTCAATCCTTGGAAGCACAGCAACAACTGTTGCGGGTGGATCTGGATAAGACGGTGATCCGGGCTCCATTTTCCGGAAAAATCGGCATCTCAAAAGTGCATCTAGGTGCCTATGTATCGCCAGGGGCAGATTTGGTGATGCTACAGGATCAGAGCCGTATCAAAATCAATTTCTCTGTATCGGAAAAATATCTGCCCCTCATACAGGCTGGAAATAAAATACGCTTCACCTCCGAATTATCGGGGCAGGACTATATCGCAACTGTCACAGCGACCGAACCGGGACTTGACGCGGATAGCAGGAGTCTGCAAGTACAGGCTACTGCAGACAATGTAGATGGCCATTTTAGGGCGGGCTTGTCGGCCAAAGTTTATTTTAATGTGACGGATAAGGGGGCTAAAGGGATTATGGTGCCAACGGAGGCACTCATGCCTGGAGATAAAGGTTACAGTGTCTTTGTCATCAAAAATGGGCTTGCGGAGCCCAAAGCGGTGACCATCAGTGATCGAACGGAAACAGAGGCTGTCATCACTTCGGGGATTGCGTCCAGCGACAGTATCATTGTGTCCAATATGCTGCGCTTAGGGGCGGGGACTCCAGTAAAGGCCGTCGTGTCCAATTAATCAATATCAAATCTTAGCGTAATGAGTATATCAGATTTAAGTATTAAAAAACCCGTTTTAGCCGGTGTTTTTTCTCTCCTCATTGTCATTTTAGGGATTGTGGGGTGGAAGCAATTAGGGATTCGTGAATTTCCATTAACAGAGCCTCCGGTAATTACGGTTATTACCTTTTATCCTGGTGCAAGTCCAGATGTGATTGCATCCAAGCTAACTAGGCCAATGGAGGAGTCTATCGCGGAATCAAGTGGTATACGGACTATCTCGTCCGAATCCAGAGAACAGGTGAGTGTGATTTCGGTCGAATTTAATCGAGAGATCGATATCGAGGATGCGTTGAATGACGTCCGGGACAAAGTTGCCAAATCTCGCAAGCAGCTTCCTACGGACGTGGATCCACCAATTGTACAGAAGGCCTCCTCTCCAGACAATCTAGTGGCCTTCCTGGAAGTGGAAAGTGATACAAAAGATATTAAGGAGGTGAGTCATTTGGCCTCTACTACGATTAAGGATCGGATGCAGTCTATCCCGGGCATCAATAATGTTGCTATCGTAGGAGAGCATAAGTATGCGATGCGTCTGCGCTTTGAGCCGGCCAAGCTTGCCGCTTATCAGCTGACTCCCGCGGATATCCGTAAGGCTTTGCTCCGAGAGAATATCGATCTGCCGGCGGGTAGGGTCGAAGGCAACAGTAGCGAACTGAGTATCCGTACTTTGGGACGCTTGACCACAGTGGCGGAATTTGAAAATATGCTGATCAAGCAAGTGGGACATACCGTGGTCCGGCTAAAAGATATCGGCTCAGCCGAATTGGGCGAGGAGAACGAACGTACGGCGATCATTAACGGGACAGATAATCTGAACCGGATCGGTATAGGAGTCGCGATCCAGATACAGCGTGGTGCGAATGCCATAGAAGTGGTGGACGAATTTTATCGACGATTGGATCAGTTACGAAAGGAAATACCGAGTGAATACCGATTGATCGTCGGGTTCGACTATACCCGTTCGGTACGGGAGTCTATCAAAGAAGTGGAGCACACTTTATTCATCGCTTTCGGTTTGGTAGTCTTGATTATCTTTCTATTCTTGCGGGACTGGCGGTCGACCATTATCCCGGTGATTGCTATTCCGGTATCTATTCTTTCCGGATTCTTCATTATGTATGTCGCTGGCTTCACGATTAATGTATTGACACTCCTGGGACTGGTATTGGCTATTGGACTGGTGGTGGATGATGCGATCGTGGTGCTGGAAAATATCTATAAAAAAATAGAGGAGGGGATGTCGCCCATACAGGCTGCATTTAAAGGTACCCGAGAGATTTATTTTGCGGTCATCTCGACCACTATTACCCTGGCTGCTGTATTTCTGCCGATCGTCTTCATGGGCGGGATCAGTGGGCAGCTTTTCATGGAATTTGCCATCGTGGTGTCCGGATCTGTATTGGTATCCGCATTTGTCGCACTGACGTTGACACCGATGCTGAGTGCTTATTTCTTAAAGAAAAAGGAAAAGCCGAGCTGGTTTTACCGGGTGACGGAGCCATTTTTCGTGCGGATGAATAATGGCTATGCCTACCTGTTGATTGCATTTATGCGGGTCAGGTGGCTTGCTTGGGTATTCTTGATAGGCACGACCTTCCTGATCTATGCGGTTGGTAAAAAGCTGCCTTCGGAGCTTGCTCCGGTAGAGGACAGGTCGAATATGAATCTAATCGCAGTTGCTCCAGAGGGTGTCTCTTTCGATTACATGAAGAAGCATATGACTGAGGTTGGTAACTATGTGAATGACTCTACCGATGGATTGTATCAGACCTATTCGATGGTTGCGATCTCCTTTATCCCAGCACCAGCGCCTGTCAATGTAGCGGTACAGAGTATCTACCTTAAAGATCCGAAAGATCGGAAGGCTAGTATTCAGGATCTTTATAATCAATATGGGGCTGCTGCAGGCCGATTTAGAGGGTTCCTGTTGTTTCCATACCTACCGCCGACCATCGGAACACGATATGGAGGTGGTATGCCGATCCAGTATGTGCTACAGGCTCCGGATCTGGATAGCTTGACGACGGTACTTCCAAAATTCCTGGCTGCTGCGCGTCAAAGTAAAAAACTACTCTTTATCGATGCAGATCTTAAGATCAACAAACCGGAGGTGAAAATCAACATCGATAGGCATAAAGCTGCCTTGATGGGAGTGTCTATGGAGGAAGTCGCACATACCTTACAGCTTTCTTTCTCCGGTCAGCGGTATGGATACTTCCTGCGTAATGATCGTCAGTATGAAGTGATTGGTCAATTGGACCGGACGCATAGAAATGATAAAAATGATCTGAATGCGATCTATGTGCGCTCGACAACCGGACAGATGATCCCACTGAACAATCTCATCACAATGGAAGAGGCGGTAAGTCCAGCTGCTATCTACCGATACGATCAGTATACATCTGCTACCGTATCAGCGGCAACTGCTCCGGGAGTCAGTCTGGCAGAAGGAATACAGGAAATCGAACGGATTAAAAAGGAAGTATTAGGGGAAACATTTAAAACCTCACTAGCGGGTCAATCCCGGGATTACACCGAGAGTCAGGGTAACATCATGTTTACCCTTGTGCTGGCACTTCTGCTTATATACATGATCCTAGCAGCCCAATTCGAGAGTCTGCGTGATCCGCTTACCATCATGCTGACTGTACCAATGGCAGTAGCGGGAGCAGTACTGAGTCTGGACTGGTTTGATCGGAGTTTAAATGTATTTAGCCAGATTGGGATCATTACACTGGTAGGCCTCATTACAAAGAACGGGATATTGATTGTCGAATTTGCGAACCACCTGAAGGAAACGGGACTTTCGAAATACGATGCGGCGATACAGGCGGCAGAGCAACGATTCAGGCCGATATTGATGACTTCGCTGGCGATGATATTCGGCGCATTACCTATTGCACTGACAGCTAATAGTCGACAGTCCTTGGGGATCGTAATCGCTGGGGGACTGGTCTTCTCGGGTATATTAACGCTATTCATTATTCCAGCGGTATACTCGTATCTGTCGAGTAAGAAGTCTCCGAAAATCATTGAAGAAGAGGATGCTGAGGAGTTGGATAAAACAGCAACGGCAAGTGGATTGGTAAAACCAGAGTAGCGAATGGGTATCGAGATACTGCTCTTTAAAGAAATGAACAAACATACCGATCCGCGAACTGGCGGATCATGAAATACGTATTCACATGAAAACAAATATTCTATATATCATTACCCTGCTGCTGCTAGGCGGTAGCCAATCGGTGTACGCCCAAAAAATGGCGTTGGCACTGAAGGATGCGCTGGAAATGGCAAAACACGGAAATAAGGCGTTACAAGCACAAGTGCTCGAAGAAATACATGCTCAGGAAATGACCCGAGAGGCTAAAGGTGGATTACTACCATCTATATCGGCTAATGCGGCGTACTCTCGGTACTTCGAGCGACCGATCATCTTCCTCCCAGGCTCGTTTGCGGGCACGGATAAAGCGGTGCAGGATGTCGCCTTTGGCGGAAAAAATGCCTTTGATGTCTTTGTGTCACTGCATCAGCCGATCCTCGCTCCAACGATACAACAGCTTAAGGAGGGATCGAAGATCAATGAACAGCTAGCGGATCAAAAAACTGCCGATTTGAAAAGTCGGGTGGCTTTACAGGTGTCTACCCGTTACCTAGATATCTTGATGATGGATCGACAGCTCGGCCTGCTGGAGCAGAGTCTCAAGCGTAATGTCAAGGCTCTGGAGGATGCTCGCTCGCTATTGACCCAAGGGAGGGGCCTTAAGTCTGATACACTAAGAAGTTTTGTTGCTGTAGAAAACCTCAGATCATCTGTCTCTTACCTCAAGAATAGGATGGAAGTGTTCAGCATGGAGTTAAAAAGGCTGATCGGACTGGATGAACCAATTGATATTGTGCTAACGGATCAATTGGAAATTGGAAACAGTCAAGGTGAATTTTATCAGGTAGAGGAGGCATTACAGATCGCCGAGCAAAACCGGAATGATCTGCATATTCAACAGTTGGCTATTGATTACCAGCAAAACAAACTAAAGGTGGCACAAGCTGGACTGCTGCCGGAGCTGTCGTTGATCGGACAGTATCAGGTACAGGCGCAAGCTGATAATCTGAAATTCAGTCAGTATGCTTTACCTAGAACCTCTTTTCTCGGGTTGCGGCTGAGTGTACCGATTTTTAACGGAAACCGGACTAAATCGCAGATCAGTCAGGCGAGGATTAAAGCTAGGCAGGAAGAGATCCGGCTTAGCGATTTGAAAGATGAAGTCAAAACCGAACTTGCGACCATTATCAGTAAATGGAAAGAAGCGGTCACCCAATTGGGAATACAGGAGACAACAGTAAAATCAGCAGAATTAAATCATCAGATCATAGATGATCGGTTCAGAAATGGATTGGGCTCCAGACTTGAATTGACGGATGCTGAGCTTGCGCTGACGCAAGCTAAAATAAACTATCTGAATGCAGTATATAATCTGCGGATGCTTCATGTGTCACTGCAGCATGCGCTGGGGCTGCTCAGGTTGTCGTGATGAGTGTCACAGCATCCATCAAAGCTGCATAAATGGCCTAAAGAAGACAATATAATATCAACAAACAAACAGATCCGCCAACTGGCGGATCATCCCATAACTGAGCTCCTAAGCTCATGAAGTAATTATATACAGATGAAAAAGAACACCAATCAAATAACGAAGGAGCCTGCGGCATATAGTAAACGCTGGTCCGCACTTTTCTTACTATGTACCGCGCAGTTTGTCGTGATTATGGATACCTCTATTATCGGGGTGGCACTTCCTGCCATACAGGCTGATCTAGGCTATACGCAAAGTGGCTTGCAATGGATTTTCAATGCATATGTCATTATGTTGGGTGGATTTTTGCTGTTGGGCGGAAGGTTGTCCGACCTATTTGGTGCGCGTAAGGTATTCATGTGGGGATTTGCTATCCTTTCGGGAGCTTCGCTTTTAGCGGGTGTGGCTTGGTCCGAGGCTGCCCTTAATATCGGACGTGGATTACAAGGCCTTGGATCTGCATTCATCGCACCGGCAGCACTGACATTGGTATTGGCTAAGTTTACCGATCCTAAAGAACTGAATAAGGCTTTAGGTTTTTGGGGGGCGTCTTCTGCAGCGGGTGGTTCTGCTGGCGTTTTTCTGGGTGGTGCTATTACGGAATGGCTTTCTTGGCATTGGATATTCCTTATTAATATCCCTATAGGGCTGGCTGTCCTTTTTTTCAGCCGTGGCCTATTATTTAAAGGGAGCATTCAAAAGGGTAAAGTGGATGTGGCTGGTGCAGTATTGGCGACAGTGGCTTTGGTATTGGCGGTATATGCTATTGTATCAGCGGAACATGCCGGATGGGCTTCTCTACAGACGATTGGACTACTGGGCCTCTCTTTAGTCTTGTTGCTGATCTTTCTTGTACTTCAAAAACAAAAAAGCGAGCCGCTGGTACCGTTAAGCATTTTCAAAGTACCTAATCTTTTGGCAGGTAATCTAGTAATGGCTTTACTCGCAGCGTCATGGATCCCACTGTGGTTTTTTCTCAACCTTTACTTGCAGCAGACGCTGCACTATTCGGCTTTCTATAGCGGTCTAGCACTGTTGCCTATGACCGTAGCAATCATGTTTCTGATGGTTGGCGTCACGGGCAAGTTGGTCGCCAAATTCGGTTTTAAAGCAAATCTGATCGCGGGCTTAGTTGCACTTACGGCTTCACTTGTATTATTTAGTACCATTCCGGCTGATGGAAGTTTTGTCGTGCACGTGTTGCCTGCATCCTTACTAGGGGCATTGGGAATGTCACTAACCTATATTCCAGGTACCATCGCTTCGATGTCGGGTGCTAGACCTGAAGAGACGGGACTGGCCTCAGGCTTGGTCAATACAAGTTATCAGGTGGGATCGGCACTAGGTCTAGCGATTATCGTGGCTATCTCGTCAGCAAGTACCAATACGGCTAAGCTGACCGGCGCTACCGATATTGTGGCATTGAACACTGGTTTTCAGACAGCATTCTTTGCGGCGGCTACTGTCTGTATCCTTGCTGCTATCCTTGCTGCTTTTTCAATTAAGACACTCAGAAGCTAAAAGAAATAGGAGATATGAGAAGATATAAATGGCGTACGCATGAAATTATCATGGAAACAGCAGATACCCTAACCATTGTTTTTGACACTGGAGAGGAGAGATTTGGCTATGAATCTGGTCAGTATCTGAACATCAGGTGTACGATCGGGGGCGAACCGGTGAGTAGATCCTATTCCTTTAGCTCTGCACCTACTGAACGGTATCCGCGTATCACGGTAAAGCGTGTGCTCAATGGACGAATGAGCAACTATCTTGTCGACTATGCATCCGATATCAGCGAGTGGAATGTGGAAGGTCCTTTTGGGAATTTTGTACTGCACCGAGATATGTCGGCAGAAACGGAGGTCGTGCTGCTGGCAGGCGGCAGTGGCATGTCGCCGCTGCTGTCCATGCTGAAAAGCATAGGCAATGATGCACCAGCACCACTGCTTCTCTATGCATGTAAAACACCTGCAGATGTCCTCTTTAAAAGTGAGCTGGATGAACTGGAACAGGATAAGCGAGTACATACTTACTACGCCTTTAGCCTGGATATACAGAAGAGGTCGGGGGGCAATTGTATGACAGGCCGATTTTCACAACCGGTCATTCAATCCGTTATTGAGCAACACATACATCGGCCAGAAAGTGCTCACTATTACATCTGTGGCCCTACCGCACTTATGCAACTCTACCAGGAAGCACTACAGCTAATGGATATCCCGGTGTCACAGATTCATTCGGAGTACTTTGATCCGGTGGCGACGGTAGATGTCATTCCAGGGGACCGGGACGGTGCTAAAAAGGAGGTATTGGTGAGTTACTACGAGATGCAATATCAAGATGCGGAGCAACAGACATACGAGTGTACTTTATTGATAGAAGTCCAGGGCGGACAATCTCTTTTGGATGCCATGCGGGCCTATGACATCGTAGTGTCCAGTTCGTGTCATAAAGGTACATGTGGGGCCTGTTGGGCAATGACTTCGAATGGAAAGGTCAAAATGACCAACAACTATGCGCTGACAGAAGACGAAGTTGCTGAAGGAAAGATTCTGCTCTGTCAGAGCTTTCCGGTAGACGATGCCGTCTCGATAATACTGGCCTAAAAGTAATGTGGGAGAAGGAGGGTCTGTCCAATAGGGGGCAGATCGTCCATATCCTTAAAAAGAGGCACATGAATCGGGAAACGAAACAGTAAATCTTACAAATCAAATCCTAAATAACGTAAAGTGGAGCAGGGTTTATTTGCGGAACTTTGTACTATCGATAAACAATTAAAATTAAAACAACATGGAAAGCAGTAATCAAAACTTTCAATTCAAGACAAATATTAACTGCAATGGCTGCGTCGCTAAAGTATCACCTTTTCTGAATGATGCCGAAGGTATCTGCCACTGGGAAGTGGACACGGCAAGTCGAGATAAAGTGCTGACGTTAAAGTCGGAAGGTATTACGGAGCAACAAGTCATGGAGACTGTCCAAAAAGCTGGTTTTAAAATAGAACCGTTAGCTTCTTAGAAAAGTAAATTCACAATTTTTGATTAAAACGCATACGACATGAACAATCCTGATCATACAGACGAACTACCTGTTTACGCTTGCCCAATGCACCCGGAAGTAACCGGGATACAGGGAGATAAATGTCCAAAATGTGGCATGACTCTGGTCGCCACTAAAGCCGAGGAGTCGGCTAGATACGAGGTAGAG encodes:
- a CDS encoding heavy-metal-associated domain-containing protein, with translation MESSNQNFQFKTNINCNGCVAKVSPFLNDAEGICHWEVDTASRDKVLTLKSEGITEQQVMETVQKAGFKIEPLAS
- a CDS encoding heavy-metal-associated domain-containing protein, which gives rise to MKNLQWSIPDMQSAHCQARVNAAIQGIEGVKVEKLEAGMLSFSVEKEDVKTALQDAIEKAGYQVGGDSEKASSCSTGCCG
- a CDS encoding MFS transporter, which produces MKKNTNQITKEPAAYSKRWSALFLLCTAQFVVIMDTSIIGVALPAIQADLGYTQSGLQWIFNAYVIMLGGFLLLGGRLSDLFGARKVFMWGFAILSGASLLAGVAWSEAALNIGRGLQGLGSAFIAPAALTLVLAKFTDPKELNKALGFWGASSAAGGSAGVFLGGAITEWLSWHWIFLINIPIGLAVLFFSRGLLFKGSIQKGKVDVAGAVLATVALVLAVYAIVSAEHAGWASLQTIGLLGLSLVLLLIFLVLQKQKSEPLVPLSIFKVPNLLAGNLVMALLAASWIPLWFFLNLYLQQTLHYSAFYSGLALLPMTVAIMFLMVGVTGKLVAKFGFKANLIAGLVALTASLVLFSTIPADGSFVVHVLPASLLGALGMSLTYIPGTIASMSGARPEETGLASGLVNTSYQVGSALGLAIIVAISSASTNTAKLTGATDIVALNTGFQTAFFAAATVCILAAILAAFSIKTLRS
- a CDS encoding TolC family protein, which produces MALALKDALEMAKHGNKALQAQVLEEIHAQEMTREAKGGLLPSISANAAYSRYFERPIIFLPGSFAGTDKAVQDVAFGGKNAFDVFVSLHQPILAPTIQQLKEGSKINEQLADQKTADLKSRVALQVSTRYLDILMMDRQLGLLEQSLKRNVKALEDARSLLTQGRGLKSDTLRSFVAVENLRSSVSYLKNRMEVFSMELKRLIGLDEPIDIVLTDQLEIGNSQGEFYQVEEALQIAEQNRNDLHIQQLAIDYQQNKLKVAQAGLLPELSLIGQYQVQAQADNLKFSQYALPRTSFLGLRLSVPIFNGNRTKSQISQARIKARQEEIRLSDLKDEVKTELATIISKWKEAVTQLGIQETTVKSAELNHQIIDDRFRNGLGSRLELTDAELALTQAKINYLNAVYNLRMLHVSLQHALGLLRLS
- a CDS encoding efflux RND transporter permease subunit, with the protein product MSISDLSIKKPVLAGVFSLLIVILGIVGWKQLGIREFPLTEPPVITVITFYPGASPDVIASKLTRPMEESIAESSGIRTISSESREQVSVISVEFNREIDIEDALNDVRDKVAKSRKQLPTDVDPPIVQKASSPDNLVAFLEVESDTKDIKEVSHLASTTIKDRMQSIPGINNVAIVGEHKYAMRLRFEPAKLAAYQLTPADIRKALLRENIDLPAGRVEGNSSELSIRTLGRLTTVAEFENMLIKQVGHTVVRLKDIGSAELGEENERTAIINGTDNLNRIGIGVAIQIQRGANAIEVVDEFYRRLDQLRKEIPSEYRLIVGFDYTRSVRESIKEVEHTLFIAFGLVVLIIFLFLRDWRSTIIPVIAIPVSILSGFFIMYVAGFTINVLTLLGLVLAIGLVVDDAIVVLENIYKKIEEGMSPIQAAFKGTREIYFAVISTTITLAAVFLPIVFMGGISGQLFMEFAIVVSGSVLVSAFVALTLTPMLSAYFLKKKEKPSWFYRVTEPFFVRMNNGYAYLLIAFMRVRWLAWVFLIGTTFLIYAVGKKLPSELAPVEDRSNMNLIAVAPEGVSFDYMKKHMTEVGNYVNDSTDGLYQTYSMVAISFIPAPAPVNVAVQSIYLKDPKDRKASIQDLYNQYGAAAGRFRGFLLFPYLPPTIGTRYGGGMPIQYVLQAPDLDSLTTVLPKFLAAARQSKKLLFIDADLKINKPEVKINIDRHKAALMGVSMEEVAHTLQLSFSGQRYGYFLRNDRQYEVIGQLDRTHRNDKNDLNAIYVRSTTGQMIPLNNLITMEEAVSPAAIYRYDQYTSATVSAATAPGVSLAEGIQEIERIKKEVLGETFKTSLAGQSRDYTESQGNIMFTLVLALLLIYMILAAQFESLRDPLTIMLTVPMAVAGAVLSLDWFDRSLNVFSQIGIITLVGLITKNGILIVEFANHLKETGLSKYDAAIQAAEQRFRPILMTSLAMIFGALPIALTANSRQSLGIVIAGGLVFSGILTLFIIPAVYSYLSSKKSPKIIEEEDAEELDKTATASGLVKPE
- a CDS encoding iron-sulfur cluster-binding domain-containing protein, which encodes MRRYKWRTHEIIMETADTLTIVFDTGEERFGYESGQYLNIRCTIGGEPVSRSYSFSSAPTERYPRITVKRVLNGRMSNYLVDYASDISEWNVEGPFGNFVLHRDMSAETEVVLLAGGSGMSPLLSMLKSIGNDAPAPLLLYACKTPADVLFKSELDELEQDKRVHTYYAFSLDIQKRSGGNCMTGRFSQPVIQSVIEQHIHRPESAHYYICGPTALMQLYQEALQLMDIPVSQIHSEYFDPVATVDVIPGDRDGAKKEVLVSYYEMQYQDAEQQTYECTLLIEVQGGQSLLDAMRAYDIVVSSSCHKGTCGACWAMTSNGKVKMTNNYALTEDEVAEGKILLCQSFPVDDAVSIILA
- a CDS encoding efflux RND transporter periplasmic adaptor subunit yields the protein MLYKHTSQKLGILIPLLSILLIACENKSEKSADKPEAPQADASRLPVDIIVAQEYELKQEEAVVGTMMPYREVSIVSELPQKVTQVAFKDGSFVSQGAILYTLNDGDIRSRLKQVGAELELARLNKERLGNLLKTEAVRPQEYDEALMRFQSLEAQQQLLRVDLDKTVIRAPFSGKIGISKVHLGAYVSPGADLVMLQDQSRIKINFSVSEKYLPLIQAGNKIRFTSELSGQDYIATVTATEPGLDADSRSLQVQATADNVDGHFRAGLSAKVYFNVTDKGAKGIMVPTEALMPGDKGYSVFVIKNGLAEPKAVTISDRTETEAVITSGIASSDSIIVSNMLRLGAGTPVKAVVSN
- a CDS encoding helix-turn-helix domain-containing protein, whose amino-acid sequence is MKLLIKGMVCDRCIYVLSEELPKLGLEISDIRLGEVLLKETEKIIDEQVISTMLHKYGFELFYNKNQKIISQIKSAVENGIKRQLDSGLHVKFSTIIRDELHRDYDSLSALFSSSEGYTLEKFIISKKIENVKEFLVYTDQSLSDIAYALGYSSPAYLSNQLKKYTGFTSSYYKRIRRDKLAVMQDHLQND